One Candidatus Delongbacteria bacterium genomic window carries:
- a CDS encoding GAF domain-containing protein: MISEIQLDVLLDFSNLVQASLELDQFSRPLLELLQRLIPYESATLYLLNASTGELVCESFVGDRPINLIDLVHFDHGSGLSGWIAKQSRPILIPTLRRGDPEDSRLVRSFIGLPLLADERLLGVINFGHSHPGAFEDVEESPLRILGAQIALVLRTLLLVRDLKTTNRRLNESNRQLTAMQQSLVADERLKAISEVVTTMNHEINNPLTIISGNAELLSHRLRDAGPDIQERLGNILSQARRLGRVMNLLANLRNPVLQDYLPGERMINLQASLSAGFPARVEL; encoded by the coding sequence ATGATCAGCGAGATCCAGCTCGACGTCCTGCTTGACTTCAGCAACCTGGTCCAGGCCAGTCTGGAGCTGGACCAGTTCTCCCGCCCCCTGCTTGAACTGCTGCAACGCCTGATCCCCTACGAAAGCGCCACCCTTTACCTGCTCAACGCCAGCACCGGTGAACTGGTATGCGAGTCCTTCGTGGGGGACCGCCCGATCAACCTGATCGACCTGGTGCACTTCGATCACGGCAGCGGTCTCAGTGGCTGGATTGCCAAGCAGAGCCGACCCATTCTGATTCCCACCCTGCGCCGCGGCGACCCCGAGGACAGCCGGCTGGTGCGTTCCTTCATTGGCTTGCCCCTGCTGGCCGATGAACGCCTGCTGGGCGTGATCAACTTCGGCCACAGCCACCCGGGAGCCTTCGAGGATGTGGAGGAGAGCCCTCTGCGCATTCTGGGCGCCCAGATCGCGCTGGTTCTGCGGACCTTGTTGCTGGTGCGCGACCTCAAGACCACCAATCGGCGTCTCAACGAGAGCAATCGCCAGCTCACCGCCATGCAGCAGAGTCTGGTCGCCGACGAGCGACTGAAGGCGATCAGCGAAGTGGTGACCACCATGAACCACGAGATCAACAATCCCCTGACCATCATCAGCGGCAACGCGGAGCTGCTGTCCCATCGCCTGCGAGATGCCGGGCCGGACATCCAGGAGCGCCTGGGCAACATCCTCTCCCAGGCCAGACGTCTGGGCCGCGTGATGAACCTGCTGGCCAATCTGCGCAACCCCGTCCTGCAGGACTACCTGCCCGGTGAACGCATGATCAACCTCCAGGCCAGTCTGTCCGCGGGCTTTCCCGCCCGTGTGGAACTCTGA